A single region of the Marinobacter salinus genome encodes:
- the rimI gene encoding ribosomal protein S18-alanine N-acetyltransferase, whose amino-acid sequence MSKPDTYRSVLDSDFCIRELLQDDLPDVLDIERQGYSHPWPETVFRDCFRDNYRLWSAFHGDALVGYAVVAYMFDEAHLLNLCVHPHSRGQGTARMLLRHTLAEASREQIWQVILEVRISNAVANGLYTSEGFIEIGRRPQYYPCANGKEDARVMALRFGH is encoded by the coding sequence ATGTCAAAGCCGGATACCTACAGGTCCGTTCTGGACAGCGATTTCTGTATCCGGGAATTGCTTCAGGACGACCTGCCAGACGTTCTGGACATCGAGCGACAAGGTTACTCGCACCCTTGGCCGGAAACGGTTTTCCGCGACTGCTTCCGGGATAACTATCGGCTGTGGTCTGCCTTTCACGGTGACGCGTTGGTGGGATATGCGGTGGTTGCCTATATGTTCGATGAGGCGCATTTATTAAATCTTTGTGTCCATCCCCACAGTCGTGGGCAAGGGACGGCTCGCATGTTATTGCGCCATACGTTGGCCGAGGCGTCCCGGGAACAGATCTGGCAGGTCATCCTCGAAGTTCGTATCAGTAATGCTGTTGCCAATGGCTTGTACACCAGTGAAGGCTTTATAGAGATCGGCCGGCGTCCGCAATACTATCCCTGTGCAAATGGCAAAGAGGACGCGCGCGTCATGGCCCTTCGTTTCGGCCATTGA